One Dioscorea cayenensis subsp. rotundata cultivar TDr96_F1 chromosome 17, TDr96_F1_v2_PseudoChromosome.rev07_lg8_w22 25.fasta, whole genome shotgun sequence DNA window includes the following coding sequences:
- the LOC120281106 gene encoding uncharacterized protein LOC120281106 — translation MNIIELLDRLLFIMNSSPVQLLLLTLLSLQLLSLASRLLHKPLSQRFNAARSVLLLVSILILLSAIFAFPNAEPSKDVAFSSELEKLKLKIDHLESILQENARILNSKAHHLDEEKKMAEALELRINSLERSLDSLKRSGSSGSSYSEIRISSLEEEVQLLWAESRGNNFDIHMLESKVVDAVKNLEAVASAVDKLDNIVTEQWIQIQQLEQALQMAKIKVAKVHKRSSSKFQSKGKNIKGKISEGIFNPFQEVVCLPDSFSLGNPVSSSLMSQLLDLHYER, via the exons ATGAACATCATTGAGTTGCTGGACAGGCTCCTTTTCATCATGAACAGCTCGCCGGTACAGCTGCTCCTCCTCACTCTTCTCTCCCTGCAACTCCTCTCCTTAGCTTCTCGACTCCTTCACAAGCCCTTATCTCAGCGTTTCAACGCCGCTCGATCCGTGCTGCTCCTTGTCTCGATCCTCATCTTACTCTCAGCGATCTTCGCCTTTCCGAATGCTGAGCCCTCCAAGGACGTTGCTTTCTCCTCCGAGTTGGAGAAATTGAAGCTCAAGATCGATCATTTGG AGTCCATTTTGCAAGAGAATGCTAGAATCTTGAATTCTAAAGCTCATCatcttgatgaagaaaagaagatggCTGAGGCATTGGAGCTCAGGATCAATTCTCTAGAAAGATCCTTAGATAGCCTTAAG agATCAGGCTCTTCAGGCTCATCGTATAGTGAAATAAGGATCAGCTCTTTGGAGGAAgag GTTCAACTACTATGGGCAGAATCAAGGGGGAACAATTTTGATATTCATATGTTAGAATCTAAAGTGGTAGATGCAGTGAAAAATTTAGAAGCTGTTGCTTCTGCAGTAGATAAG CTGGATAACATAGTCACAGAACAGTGGATTCAGATACAACAACTTGAGCAAGCACTCCAAATGGCAAag ATAAAGGTGGCAAAAGTTCACAAAAGAAGTTCATCAAAGTTTCAGAGCAAAGGAAAAAATATCAAGGGCAAAATATCAGAG GGAATATTTAATCCTTTCCAAGAAGTAGTTTGCTTGCCTGATTCCTTTTCACTAGGGAATCCTGTCTCAAGCTCACTTATGTCTCAACTTCTAGATCTTCACTACGAG AGGTAG